A genome region from Gadus chalcogrammus isolate NIFS_2021 chromosome 5, NIFS_Gcha_1.0, whole genome shotgun sequence includes the following:
- the scaf8 gene encoding SR-related and CTD-associated factor 8 produces the protein MEAVKSFNNELYSLNEYKPPISKAKMTNITKSGIKAIKFYKHVVQSVEKFVQKCKPEYKVPGLYVIDSIVRQSRHQFGMEKDVFAPRFSKNIIGTFQHLYRCPSDDKSKIVRVLNLWQKNAVFKSDIIQPLLDMAAGLPPPSVTPVMASSTAPANNATPGQSGRAHDNGTPATPATPANIVQGLPDWASQISNTDTVAAVAQILQSPQGQQLQQLVQSLQMQQQKPQPSLLQALDAGLVVQLQALTAQLTAAATANSLNPLEQRVTSFNKKLLGQFDFGNDSDRSEDSKKDTSSQMPMVSDSINNSLFHQLAEQLQQQNLEQFQKQLMEHQQKSMSMEPQDSIFGPENPVPSVQSTSQPQLPEAEKLDDSMDNQQQDMDMDLDEGPDGMEEELFETEEKKAASTRSRTRSRSRSRSPKRRRSRSRSGSRKRKHRKRSRSRSRDRKRKSSRSYSSERRAREREKERQKKGLPPIRSRTLSVCSTTLWVGQVDKKATQQDLTNLFEEFGQIESINMIPPRGCAYICMVHRQDAYRARQKLSTGSFKIGSKVIKIAWALNKGVKQEYKQFWDVDLGVTYIPWEKVKLDDLDDFAEGGIIDQETVDDEWEAAKNAEPVKEPPSQAVSVEPVAAPIQTHAETYTQQVTMMPVQLPVPQAVSNAVGMVPPSFPVSMGMPPPGYGPPPPFIRAGFNASQPPPGFMTGAQTPGMSSNTLQSSMTSGQDNVKDSLYGGMIPPTSNISGSYMPPGLPGTGVFNPLGVPQHSANDKGHQSADAMESAAELALQGMQNAVRSGMGLLGMHPGTPLGHPLHPAGLSGQRMPGLLPMDMRPNLLQPGAAARFPLLLQQSLNQQASSLLEASLQAQAQARARAPFAQMDPFGRGLNPPSDGQPKAEEKSGADEGKDQDYRFPPPEKQSTGLLRTPPPEQRDGPGSGAGGGGGGGGGSGGQGPGGPRPALLQTPGTPGPRSSLVGRLQALAGFTPDSRWGQTRGDFDERDSMRGPPPQALGGPPAPGGPKGFPEERPSPGQNFPSRFEGRPSTPAAAAGSAGNSGSAGAAQPWSRGAAVAPPAAAAPFESDLHQDLDERRRPWDRQRDRDERDFDFRREVNGNRHGRDRDRERDRDRERDTRDTRERDTRDRGRERPRERERDRDKERERERGGWTPLLPLPTPLLPTPSLNPNLALNQGKMLAPLKLNPQLQTRFQSMLLPQTPGKLPLPPQLNPSLLGSPPKTPPPALNRGALAAPRADSPSPPQTLCQAKSPAPARSPPLARSPSPPPAHSPAPAHSPAPAHSPPQAQSPAPAHSPAQSPPPAQSPAETKALSPATEAAPASPRPVTPQPQTPPSLRSPTPDAVQSPPERAASPQVDSPPEASSPLAISPYHSPAACLPAPGSPGQSPDSLEEQDEPGSPPASPPGRASPPQARWANGLAMDPFCVADPTPEASPDISHQGAPSPSLSHSPNLVISPGGPRSSPEDAPSDPEDDDAEEEAPTPPPPPQQQKGPLASPQHQTTPPTPNPPRHTGHGGGTAHIRCRIEKR, from the exons ATGGAGGCTGTGAAGTCTTTTAACAATGAG CTGTACTCGCTCAATGAGTACAAGCCTCCGATCTCCAAGGCAAAGATGACCAATATCACCAAGTCTGGAATCAAAGCTATAAAA TTTTACAAGCATGTTGTGCAGAGCGTGGAGAAGTTCGTACAGAAG TGCAAACCAGAATACAAGGTGCCCGGGCTGTACGTTATCGACTCCATTGTCAGACAGTCGCGGCACCAGTTTGGCATGGAGAAGGACGTGTTCGCCCCGCGCTTCAGCAAGAACATCATCGGCACCTTCCAGCACCTTTACCGCTGTCCCTCGGATGACAAG AGTAAGATAGTGCGAGTCCTCAACCTGTGGCAGAAGAATGCCGTGTTCAAGAGCGACATCATCCAGCCCCTCTTGGACATGGCGGCAGGGCTGCCCCCGCCCAGCGTCACCCCGGTCATGGCCAGCAGCACGGCGCCGGCCAACAACGCCACACCCGGTCAGTCCGGACGCGCACACGACAACG GTACCCCAGCCACCCCGGCCACCCCCGCCAACATAGTCCAGGGTCTGCCGGACTGGGCCTCTCAGATCTCCAACACAGACACCGTGGCTGCCGTCGCCCAGATCCTCCAGAGTCCCCAGGGACAACAG ctgcagcagctggtGCAGAGTCTGCagatgcagcagcagaagcccCAGCCGTCCCTGCTGCAGGCGCTTGACGCGGGCCTGGTGGTCCAGCTGCAGGCGCTCACGGCCCAGCTcacggccgccgccaccgccaacaGCCTCAACCCCCTGGAGCAGAGGGTGACTTCTTTTAACAAG AAACTTTTGGGCCAGTTCGACTTTGGGAATGACTCGGACCGCAGTGAAGATTCCAAAAAGGACACTTCATCTCAGAT GCCCATGGTGTCGGACTCCATCAACAACTCCCTGTTCCATCAGCTGGccgagcagctgcagcagcagaaccTGGAGCAGTTCCAGAAACAGCTAATGGAGCACCAGCAGAAG TCCATGAGTATGGAGCCGCAGGACTCCATCTTTGGGCCGGAGAACCCGGTGCCTTCTGTCCAGAGCACTAGCCAGCCACAGCTCCCCGAGGCAGAGAAACTAGACGACTCCATGGACAACCAGCAACAG GACATGGACATGGATCTGGACGAGGGCCCAGATGgaatggaggaggagctctTTGAGACGGAAGAGAAGAAGGCTGCGAGCACTCGCTCCAGGACGCGCTCCCGGTCACGCTCCAG GTCTCCAAAGAGGAGGCGCTCTCGCTCACGCTCCGGCTCTCGGAAACGGAAGCACCGCAAGCGCTCGCGGTCGCGCTCCAGGGACCGCAAGAGGAAGTCGTCTCGCTCCTACTCCAGCGAGAGACGCGCCCGCGAGCGGGAAAAAGAGAGGCAGAAGAAGGGCCTTCCCCCGATACGCTCCAGGACCCTCAGCG TGTGCAGCACGACTCTGTGGGTTGGCCAAGTGGACAAGAAGGCCACTCAGCAAGACCTGACCAACCTGTTTGAGGAGTTTGGCCAAATCGAGTCCATCAAC ATGATCCCCCCCAGAGGCTGTGCCTACATCTGCATGGTCCACCGGCAGGACGCCTACCGCGCCCGCCAGAAGCTCAGCACCGGCTCCTTTAAGATCGGCTCCAAGGTCATCAAG ATTGCCTGGGCTCTGAACAAAGGCGTGAAGCAGGAGTACAAGCAGTTCTGGGACGTGGACCTGGGGGTCACCTACATACCCTGGGAGAAGGTGAAGCTGGACGACCTGGACGACTTCGCAGAGGGCGGCATAATCGACCAGGAGACGGTCGACGATG AGTGGGAGGCGGCCAAGAACGCGGAGCCTGTCAAGGAGCCCCCGAGCCAGGCCGTGAGTGTGGAGCCCGTGGCTGCTCCGATCCAAACCCACGCCGAGACCTACACCCAACAGGTCACCATGATGCCTGTTCAG CTGCCAGTGCCCCAAGCTGTTTCCAATGCAGTGGGCATGGTGCCTCCATCCTTCCCAGTCTCCATGGGGATGCCGCCACCTGGCTATGGACCCCCACCACCCTTCATCCGAGCGGGCTTCAATGCCTCTCAGCCTCCCCCAG GCTTCATGACTGGAGCTCAGACACCAGGCATGTCCTCAAATACAT TGCAGTCGTCGATGACCTCCGGCCAGGATAATGTCAAGGACTCTCTGTATGGAGGCAtgatcccccccaccagcaACATCTCCGGCAGCTACATGCCCCCGGGCCTCCCCGGTACGGGCGTCTTCAACCCTCTGGGGGTCCCTCAACACAGTGCCAACGACAAAGGACATCAGTCGGCTGACGCCATGGAGTCCGCAGCAGAACTCGCCCTGCAAG GCATGCAGAACGCGGTGCGCAGCGGAATGGGTTTGTTGGGCATGCACCCGGGCACCCCCCTGGGCCACCCCCTGCACCCCGCGGGCCTGTCCGGACAGCGGATGCCCGGCCTGCTCCCCATGGACATGCGTCCCAACCTCCTGCAGCCCGGGGCGGCCGCCCGCttccccctgctgctgcagcagagcctgaaCCAGCAGGCCAGCAGCCTCCTGGAGGCCTCcctccaggcccaggcccaggcccgcGCCAGGGCCCCCTTCGCTCAGATGGACCCCTTCGGCAGGGGCCTCAACCCGCCCAGCGACGGCCAGCCCAAGGCCGAGGAGAAGTCCGGGGCTGACGAGGGCAAGGACCAGGACTACCGCTTCCCCCCGCCGGAGAAGCAGAGCACCGGCCTCCTGAGGACCCCTCCCCCGGAGCAGCGCGACGGCCCGGGCAGCGgcgccggagggggggggggcggcggcggtgggagcGGAGGCCAGGGACCAGGGGGACCCAGGCCCGCCCTGCTCCAGACCCCAGGGACCCCGGGCCCCAGGTCCAGCCTGGTGGGCCGCCTGCAGGCCCTTGCGGGCTTCACCCCAGACAGCCGCTGGGGCCAGACCAGAGGGGACTTTGACGAGCGTGACAGCATGCGGGGTCCCCCCCCGCAGGCCCTGGGAGGCCCGCCGGCCCCCGGAGGGCCCAAGGGCTTCCCGGAGGAACGTCCGAGCCCGGGCCAGAACTTCCCCAGCCGCTTCGAGGGCCGCCCCAGTACACCGGCGGCGGCCGCCGGCTCCGCCGGGAACTCCGGGTCGGCGGGCGCCGCCCAGCCCTGGAGCCGCGGAGCCGCCGTCGCCCCCCCGGCAGCGGCCGCGCCCTTCGAGAGCGACCTTCACCAGGACCTGGACGAACGCCGGCGCCCGTGGGACCGGCAGCGTGACCGGGACGAGAGAGACTTCGACTTCAGGAGGGAGGTGAACGGGAACCGCCACGGCCGCGACAGAGATCGGGAGCGGGAccgggacagggagagagacaccagagacacccgagagagagacaccagagaccGGGGCCGCGAGCGCCCCAGGGAGCGCGAGCGGGACcgggacaaagagagggagcgtGAGCGCGGGGGGTGGACGCCTCTCTTGCCCCTGCCGACGCCACTGCTCCCCACCCCGTCCCTCAACCCCAACCTGGCCCTGAACCAGGGCAAGATGCTGGCACCCCTCAAACTCAACCCCCAGCTCCAGACGAGGTTCCAGTCCATGCTCCTTCCCCAGACTCCTGGCAAGCTGCCCCTGCCCCCGCAGCTCAACCCCTCACTGCTCGGGAGTCCCCCCAAGACACCCCCTCCGGCACTGAACCGGGGCGCCCTGGCCGCACCCCGGGCTGACAGCCCCAGCCCACCTCAGACTCTCTGCCAGGCCAAGTCCCCCGCCCCGGCCCGGTCCCCTCCCCTTGCCCggtccccttcccctcccccagcccattccccagccccagcccatTCCCCAGCCCCCGCCCATTCCCCACCTCAAGCCCAGTCCCCCGCCCCAGCCCACTCCCCAGCCCagtccccccctccagcccagtCGCCAGCAGAGACCAAGGCCCTGAGCCCGGCCACCGAGGCAGCGCCAGCGTCCCCTAGGCCTGTGACCCCTCAGCCCCAGACCCCTCCGTCTCTACGGTCCCCTACTCCGGATGCGGTCCAGTCGCCCCCGGAGCGAGCGGCCTCCCCTCAGGTAGACTCGCCCCCAGAGGCGTCCTCCCCGCTCGCCATCTCGCCGTACCACTCCCCGGCCGCCTGCCTACCAGCCCCCGGCTCCCCCGGCCAGAGCCCCGACTCtctggaggagcaggacgagCCCGGCAGCCCGCCGGCGTCGCCCCCGGGGAGAGCCTCCCCGCCCCAGGCCCGCTGGGCCAACGGGCTCGCCATGGACCCCTTCTGCGTGGCCGACCCCACGCCCGAGGCGTCCCCCGACATCTCGCACCAGGGGGCGCCGTCCCCTTCCCTGTCCCACTCCCCCAACCTCGTCATCTCCCCAGGCGGCCCGCGATCCAGCCCCGAGGACGCCCCCAGCGACCCGGAGGACGACGACGCCGAGGAGGAAGCGCcgacaccaccgccgccgccacagcaGCAGAAGGGGCCGCTGGCCTCCCCTCAGCAC caaaccaccccccccacccccaacccccctcgcCACACGGGACATGGCGGGGGCACGGCACACATCCGTTGTCGTATCGAGAAAcgataa